The following proteins are encoded in a genomic region of Cyanobacteriota bacterium:
- a CDS encoding heterodisulfide reductase-related iron-sulfur binding cluster: RALEQVIDAVGATAIDYPGRTQCCGWPISSYATTESFRMAGKHIKAAIAAGADCMVTPCPLCHLNLDSRQPEVEQVIGEPLGLPILHLPQLVALSLGVSPKELGLERHIVSTRPLLKKLGLC, encoded by the coding sequence CGCGAGCACTAGAACAGGTGATTGATGCCGTGGGGGCAACAGCGATCGACTACCCAGGCCGGACTCAGTGCTGCGGTTGGCCAATCTCTAGCTATGCCACAACGGAATCATTTCGCATGGCTGGGAAACACATCAAGGCCGCGATCGCAGCAGGGGCCGATTGCATGGTTACCCCTTGTCCCCTCTGTCATTTGAACCTAGACTCACGTCAACCGGAAGTGGAGCAGGTAATCGGGGAGCCGCTGGGCTTACCAATTCTGCATTTACCTCAGCTAGTTGCTTTATCCCTAGGAGTCAGTCCCAAAGAGTTAGGGCTAGAGCGGCATATTGTATCAACCCGTCCGCTGCTGAAAAAGCTAGGGCTATGCTGA
- a CDS encoding TspO/MBR family protein encodes MIVTWLVIAAASVIVAVGINRFSPADARWFGRLRRPTWLTFEWAIPIIWTVIFLCGITSASLVWRSAPGASHTRQLMMGFLIQEALIMAFTPATLRLRSLRAGALIGGIGFVFGLFLTPAVWKVSATAGWLLVPYLIWSPIGTYTTWVMSKLNPESA; translated from the coding sequence ATGATCGTTACTTGGCTAGTCATTGCCGCAGCCTCCGTTATTGTTGCTGTTGGCATCAATCGGTTTAGTCCCGCTGATGCCCGTTGGTTTGGACGGTTGCGTCGTCCCACTTGGCTGACCTTTGAGTGGGCAATTCCCATTATTTGGACGGTGATCTTTCTCTGTGGCATCACATCTGCTAGCTTAGTTTGGCGTAGTGCCCCCGGTGCTAGCCATACCCGGCAACTAATGATGGGATTCTTGATCCAAGAGGCGTTAATTATGGCCTTCACACCTGCAACTTTGCGTCTACGCAGTCTGCGAGCAGGAGCACTAATTGGTGGCATCGGGTTTGTATTTGGCCTATTCTTAACACCTGCGGTTTGGAAGGTCTCTGCCACAGCAGGCTGGCTGCTAGTACCATACCTAATCTGGAGTCCGATCGGCACTTATACTACCTGGGTTATGAGCAAGCTTAACCCAGAGTCAGCCTAG